Proteins encoded by one window of Clostridium perfringens:
- the wecB gene encoding non-hydrolyzing UDP-N-acetylglucosamine 2-epimerase, with the protein MRKLKVMTIVGTRPEIIRLAETIKKCDLYFEHILVHTGQNWDYTLNDVFFKELELREPNHFLGVVGNNLGETMGNIIAKSYEILVQEQPDALLILGDTNSCLSAIAAKRLKIPVFHMEAGNRCFDQNVPEEINRRIVDVTSDVNLAYTEHARRYLLSEGMRKEYTFVTGSPLPEVFARYMTKIDESDVLERLGLEKGKFILVSAHREENIDNDENFKSLTDALNAIAETYNMPVIYSTHPRSWKRIEEKGIKFHENIKQLKPFGFYDYNKLQKDSFCVLSDSGSLAEESNIMGFPAVSIRTSTERPEAVDKGSVILGGITFDSITQAIEVITKEKELGEELVKVHDYTDINVSTKVVNIIQGYTSVINKFIWRK; encoded by the coding sequence ATGAGAAAGCTTAAAGTAATGACTATTGTTGGGACAAGACCAGAGATAATAAGACTTGCAGAAACAATAAAAAAATGTGATTTATATTTTGAACATATATTAGTTCATACAGGACAAAACTGGGATTATACATTAAATGATGTATTTTTTAAAGAGTTAGAGTTAAGAGAACCTAATCATTTCTTAGGGGTTGTTGGTAATAATCTTGGAGAAACAATGGGTAACATAATTGCAAAAAGTTATGAAATATTAGTACAAGAACAACCTGATGCATTACTTATATTAGGTGATACAAATAGTTGCTTAAGTGCAATTGCTGCTAAGAGATTAAAAATTCCAGTATTCCATATGGAAGCAGGGAATAGATGTTTCGATCAAAATGTTCCAGAAGAAATTAATAGAAGAATAGTTGATGTAACAAGTGATGTTAATTTAGCTTATACAGAGCATGCTAGAAGATATTTATTATCAGAAGGGATGAGAAAAGAATACACATTTGTAACAGGTTCACCATTACCAGAAGTATTTGCAAGATATATGACTAAGATAGATGAAAGTGATGTTTTAGAAAGATTAGGATTAGAAAAAGGTAAATTTATATTAGTAAGTGCGCATAGAGAAGAAAACATTGATAATGATGAAAACTTTAAAAGTTTAACAGATGCATTAAATGCAATTGCTGAAACTTATAATATGCCTGTAATATATTCAACTCATCCAAGAAGTTGGAAGAGAATAGAAGAGAAAGGTATTAAGTTCCATGAAAATATTAAACAATTAAAGCCTTTTGGATTCTATGATTATAATAAGCTTCAAAAAGATTCATTCTGTGTTTTATCAGATTCAGGATCATTAGCAGAAGAATCAAATATAATGGGATTTCCAGCAGTATCAATAAGAACAAGTACAGAAAGACCAGAAGCAGTTGATAAAGGATCAGTAATTCTTGGAGGAATAACTTTCGATTCAATAACTCAAGCGATAGAAGTTATAACTAAGGAAAAAGAATTAGGCGAAGAATTAGTTAAAGTACATGACTATACTGATATAAATGTTTCAACTAAGGTTGTTAATATTATTCAAGGATATACTTCAGTAATAAATAAATTTATATGGAGAAAGTAA
- a CDS encoding polysaccharide biosynthesis C-terminal domain-containing protein, producing MKVLITGAKGFIGKNLVSTLEREDKYEIICIDRENSKEELENGILNSDFIVHLAGINRPKNEEEFFEGNTGLTEEIIEILKKNNKNTSILITSSIQADLDNAYGQSKKGAEEALIRYMADTKGNVFIFRLPNVFGKWCRPNYNSAIATFCHNISRGEEVWISDPSKEMTLVYIDDVVRNIKNVIDNEENYIPGYQNVDIEHKATLGEIVDLINSFKESRKSLMIPNMENELTKKLYSTYLSYLPENDFSYPLKMNVDNRGSFTEFIKSKDRGQVSVNISKPGITKGNHWHDTKNEKFLVVSGEGVIRFRKVDSEEIIEYKVSGEKLEVVDIPVGYTHSIINTGERDMVTIMWVNEIFNPEKPDTIYLEVENEKA from the coding sequence ATGAAAGTATTAATTACAGGAGCTAAAGGATTTATAGGAAAAAATTTAGTTTCAACTCTTGAGAGAGAAGATAAATATGAAATAATTTGTATAGATAGAGAAAATTCAAAAGAGGAATTAGAAAATGGTATTTTGAATTCTGATTTTATAGTTCATCTTGCAGGGATAAATAGACCTAAAAATGAAGAAGAATTTTTTGAAGGAAATACTGGATTAACTGAAGAGATAATAGAAATCTTAAAGAAAAATAATAAAAACACTTCAATACTAATTACATCTTCCATACAAGCAGATTTAGATAATGCTTATGGACAAAGTAAAAAAGGAGCTGAAGAAGCTTTAATTAGATATATGGCAGATACAAAGGGAAATGTTTTTATATTTAGATTACCAAATGTATTTGGTAAGTGGTGTAGACCTAACTATAATTCAGCAATAGCAACTTTCTGTCATAATATTTCTAGGGGAGAAGAAGTTTGGATTTCTGATCCAAGTAAAGAAATGACTTTAGTTTACATAGATGATGTAGTAAGAAATATAAAAAATGTTATAGACAATGAAGAAAACTACATTCCTGGATATCAGAATGTTGATATTGAACATAAAGCGACTTTAGGAGAAATTGTTGATTTAATAAATTCTTTTAAAGAAAGTAGAAAAAGTTTAATGATACCTAATATGGAAAATGAACTTACTAAAAAGCTTTATAGTACTTATTTAAGTTATTTACCAGAAAATGATTTTAGTTATCCATTAAAGATGAATGTAGATAATAGAGGATCATTTACTGAGTTTATAAAAAGTAAGGATAGAGGACAAGTTTCAGTAAATATATCTAAACCAGGAATAACTAAAGGAAATCACTGGCATGATACTAAAAATGAGAAGTTCTTAGTTGTTAGTGGAGAAGGTGTTATAAGGTTTAGAAAAGTAGATTCAGAAGAAATAATAGAGTACAAGGTCAGTGGAGAAAAATTAGAAGTTGTTGATATACCAGTAGGATATACTCATAGCATTATAAATACTGGAGAAAGAGACATGGTAACAATAATGTGGGTTAATGAAATTTTTAATCCGGAAAAGCCAGATACTATTTACTTGGAGGTAGAAAATGAGAAAGCTTAA
- a CDS encoding polysaccharide biosynthesis protein, protein MFKDKVLLITGGTGSFGHTVLKRFIDTDIKEIRVFSRDEKKQDEMRNKLKNDKVKYYIGDVRDIESLNYAMKGVDYVFHAAALKQVPSCEFYPMEAVKTNIEGSDNVFKAATANGVKKVILLSTDKAVYPVNAMGISKAMAEKCMIARARAAREGETVFCGTRYGNVMASRGSVIPLFVDLMKQGKDLTVTDPEMTRYMMTLEESVDLVLYAFEHGEQGDIFVQKAPACTVLELATALKELFESNVGIKIIGAKHGEKAYETLLTKEEFVKAEDRGNYFRIPADNRDLNYAKYFTEGEGSRRNQEEYNSDNTNRINVEQVKELLLRIPYIQHELENFKNNSNEVFELV, encoded by the coding sequence ATATTTAAAGATAAAGTTTTATTAATAACTGGTGGAACAGGATCATTTGGACATACTGTTCTAAAGAGATTTATAGATACGGATATTAAAGAAATAAGAGTTTTTTCAAGAGATGAGAAAAAACAAGATGAAATGAGAAACAAGCTTAAAAATGATAAAGTTAAGTATTACATAGGCGATGTTAGAGATATTGAAAGTTTAAATTATGCAATGAAAGGGGTAGACTATGTTTTCCATGCTGCGGCTTTAAAGCAAGTTCCATCATGTGAATTCTATCCTATGGAAGCCGTTAAAACTAATATTGAAGGTTCTGATAATGTTTTTAAAGCTGCAACTGCTAATGGAGTAAAAAAAGTTATTCTTTTAAGTACAGATAAAGCGGTTTATCCAGTAAATGCAATGGGAATTTCAAAAGCAATGGCTGAAAAGTGTATGATTGCAAGAGCAAGAGCCGCAAGAGAAGGAGAAACTGTTTTCTGTGGAACTAGATATGGTAATGTTATGGCTTCAAGAGGTTCAGTTATTCCGCTATTTGTAGATTTAATGAAACAAGGAAAAGATTTAACAGTAACAGATCCTGAAATGACAAGATATATGATGACTTTAGAAGAATCTGTTGATTTAGTTTTATATGCCTTTGAACATGGAGAGCAAGGAGATATATTTGTTCAAAAAGCACCAGCATGTACTGTTTTAGAATTAGCTACTGCGTTAAAAGAACTTTTTGAATCAAATGTAGGAATAAAAATAATTGGAGCAAAACATGGAGAAAAAGCATACGAAACTTTATTAACTAAAGAAGAGTTTGTTAAGGCAGAAGATAGAGGAAATTATTTTAGAATACCAGCTGATAATAGAGATTTAAATTATGCTAAATACTTTACTGAGGGTGAAGGATCAAGAAGAAACCAAGAAGAGTATAATTCAGATAATACAAATAGAATAAATGTTGAACAAGTAAAAGAATTATTATTAAGAATTCCATATATACAACATGAGTTAGAAAATTTTAAAAATAATTCTAATGAAGTTTTTGAACTTGTTTAA
- a CDS encoding glycosyltransferase family 4 protein has translation MKVLYISTSFPKPEKGSTIYTDLAEEMAKNGHEITVMVTEERKNTNKTVWYEERGCKVLRVRTGNIYDVNFIEKGISILTMEYIMKFAIKKYLKEMQFDMILYESPPVTNGGIVKYAKKMFNAKSYLMLKDIFPQNALDIGIINKNSLSYKMFKRKEELLYSISDTIGCMSEGNRDYILKHNPNINSSKVEIFPNTKKVQPIVDQEIDYSIRDKYKIPQKSTVFLFGGNMGKPQGVKFLCNAIKRLKDNRNVFFLLVGRGTERNNIKKFLQDNNCNNVLQIDNLPRNEYEKLVRASDVGLVLLDYRFTIPNYPSRILAYMECGIPVLAATDKNTDFKELIKESNCGLWSYSNDIESFCSNVKFLAENNEVRINMGKNGRKYIENNFAISVDLLERNMNKFK, from the coding sequence ATGAAAGTTTTATATATATCAACTTCATTTCCCAAGCCGGAAAAGGGAAGCACCATATATACAGATTTAGCAGAGGAAATGGCTAAAAATGGGCATGAAATAACTGTTATGGTAACAGAGGAAAGAAAAAATACTAATAAAACAGTATGGTATGAAGAACGTGGATGTAAAGTTTTGAGAGTTCGTACTGGAAACATATATGATGTGAATTTCATAGAAAAGGGAATATCTATTCTTACAATGGAGTATATTATGAAATTTGCTATAAAGAAATATTTAAAAGAAATGCAGTTTGATATGATTCTTTATGAATCACCACCAGTAACGAATGGTGGGATTGTTAAATATGCAAAAAAAATGTTTAATGCAAAGTCATATCTAATGCTTAAAGATATATTTCCACAAAATGCTTTAGATATTGGAATAATAAATAAAAATAGCTTATCATATAAAATGTTTAAAAGAAAAGAAGAGTTATTATATAGTATTTCAGATACTATAGGATGTATGTCAGAAGGAAATAGAGATTATATCTTGAAACATAATCCCAATATAAATTCTTCTAAGGTGGAAATATTTCCTAACACGAAAAAAGTACAACCTATTGTAGATCAAGAAATAGATTATTCAATAAGAGATAAATATAAAATACCTCAAAAAAGCACAGTGTTTTTATTTGGTGGAAATATGGGTAAACCTCAAGGTGTAAAATTTTTATGTAATGCTATTAAGAGGTTAAAAGATAATAGAAATGTATTTTTCTTATTAGTCGGAAGAGGAACAGAGAGAAATAATATAAAAAAGTTTTTACAGGATAATAATTGTAATAATGTATTGCAAATTGATAATTTACCTAGAAATGAATATGAAAAATTAGTAAGAGCATCTGATGTAGGTTTAGTTTTACTTGACTATAGATTTACTATTCCAAATTATCCTTCTAGGATTTTAGCATATATGGAGTGTGGAATTCCAGTGTTAGCTGCTACAGATAAAAATACAGATTTTAAAGAGTTAATAAAAGAATCAAACTGTGGTTTATGGAGTTATTCAAATGATATTGAAAGTTTTTGTTCAAATGTTAAGTTTTTAGCAGAAAATAATGAAGTTAGAATCAATATGGGTAAGAATGGAAGAAAATATATTGAAAATAATTTCGCAATATCAGTTGACTTATTAGAAAGAAATATGAATAAATTTAAGTAG
- a CDS encoding GNAT family N-acetyltransferase, whose translation MKNNEVDLDNLVLRDLQWDTEYFGVKCGRIDLIKNINEKDSEYISKFLNSKDFVILTNSKKLPHNSEYIGKNLKTFITDINVQLKKKQIKVYDDFDDSNIEISNNINFENEIVELAKNAFENSRFLNDSNITKEKAEGVYANWVSNSFKKESKYFITYKLEEKIIGFILFSINKLNELVIELICVSNKFKGKGIGTVLMKKLDMFALENKIKLIKVGTQIENINALNFYTSCGYKIDDIKYIYHWWNKC comes from the coding sequence ATGAAAAATAATGAGGTGGATTTAGATAACTTAGTATTAAGAGATTTACAATGGGATACAGAATATTTTGGTGTAAAATGCGGAAGAATTGATTTAATAAAAAATATAAATGAAAAAGATTCGGAGTATATATCTAAATTTTTAAATAGTAAAGATTTTGTTATATTAACAAATTCAAAGAAACTTCCGCATAATAGTGAGTATATAGGAAAAAATTTAAAAACGTTTATTACAGATATTAATGTTCAACTTAAAAAGAAACAAATTAAAGTATATGATGATTTTGATGATAGTAATATTGAAATATCTAATAATATTAATTTTGAAAATGAAATAGTTGAATTAGCTAAAAATGCATTTGAAAATTCTAGGTTTTTAAATGATAGTAATATTACAAAAGAAAAAGCAGAAGGAGTATATGCGAATTGGGTTAGCAATTCATTTAAAAAAGAAAGTAAGTATTTTATTACATATAAATTAGAAGAAAAAATTATTGGATTTATATTGTTTTCAATAAATAAATTAAATGAATTAGTTATTGAATTAATATGTGTTTCAAATAAGTTTAAAGGTAAAGGAATAGGAACAGTATTAATGAAAAAGCTAGATATGTTTGCTTTAGAAAATAAAATTAAATTAATTAAAGTAGGAACTCAAATTGAAAATATAAATGCTTTAAATTTTTATACATCTTGTGGCTATAAGATAGATGATATTAAGTATATATATCATTGGTGGAATAAATGCTAA
- a CDS encoding sugar transferase, whose amino-acid sequence MYKKFGKRLVDILLSIPGLILLGILIIPISILIYLEDKGPIFYNGARLGKNGDIFYMYKFRSMKVNAPDIRQADGSTFNSEDDPRLTKVGKFLRKTSLDEAPQVLNVFKGDMSVIGPRPDLPEHKAIYVGNESRKLEIKPGISGYSQAYFRNSIPWKEKIQNDIYYIDNMSFTLDVKIFIKTAFGVLKSEGIFIEQKNSNGNEVKNEK is encoded by the coding sequence ATGTATAAAAAGTTTGGTAAAAGATTAGTAGATATTTTATTATCAATACCTGGATTAATATTATTAGGAATATTAATTATTCCAATATCAATATTAATATATTTAGAAGATAAAGGACCTATATTTTATAATGGAGCTAGGTTGGGAAAAAATGGGGATATATTTTATATGTATAAATTCCGTTCAATGAAAGTAAATGCACCTGACATAAGGCAGGCTGATGGATCAACTTTTAATTCGGAGGATGATCCTAGATTAACTAAAGTTGGCAAATTTTTAAGAAAAACAAGTCTTGATGAAGCACCACAAGTTTTAAATGTATTTAAAGGCGATATGAGTGTAATTGGACCTAGACCAGATTTGCCAGAGCATAAAGCAATATATGTTGGAAATGAAAGTAGGAAGCTAGAAATAAAGCCAGGAATATCAGGGTATTCACAAGCCTATTTTAGAAATTCAATTCCTTGGAAAGAAAAAATACAAAATGATATTTACTATATAGACAATATGTCATTTACTTTAGATGTAAAAATATTCATTAAAACTGCATTTGGAGTTTTAAAAAGTGAAGGTATTTTTATAGAACAAAAGAATTCTAATGGGAATGAGGTAAAAAATGAAAAATAA